TTACTATACAATCTGTCGACACGAAGTGAAAACACCAATATTATCCCAGCGTCGCCATGTTTTAGTCGAAGGGTGTGGCCTTTTGGCTCCATTTCAGTCCTGCTGCTTTTAGCTGGTGAGCCAACACCCGTCGTTAGCTTTAACGGCCGAATCATCATATGACTAATTTACGACAGTAGTTGGTCTCTGTTTATTCAGCCTGTGTGGCTCATTGTTATAGCTTCATTTTAGCCAACAATCTAAAGTTAGTGTCACTTAGTTTCTCTCAAGAGTGGGATGCAGCCTGTCAGATTAGATACGTCGTGGAGGAAACACAGATCCATTAGTAAATAACAATGGTATACAGATAAACACTGTTATTCTtcataaataatattattactAAATTAGTATCATCCAGTAACAATTAAGTAATGTAtaagttgattttattttcacttatGTTGTTGCTCAAGGTCCTTTAAAGTGACTTGAAAATTATCTGCTTATTTTCCTAATCATCAATGATTTTATCCAGGTTAGGAGATAATAGAAAATGGCTGTCTTAATGTCCCTCAGACCCAGATGATATCTTGGTTCGAACAAAATTACAACTACATAGTCATCCAATTTGCTATCATGTCTGACAAAGCGGAGAAGCAAATATTCAGATTTGTCATGTGATAATATTTCCTGTGTTTGCTTAAAAATGTCTGGAATGTCTCCAGTAACTTAAAGCACCTTTGCAGGTATATATGCAAAGCCTTTAATATTCATTAACAAATCATACTTTGTTATATGATTGTGTTATGCATATAAAAATCAGTGGAAAGTCGTACCAAGTAGCCCAAGATGAAGATCATGACATGAAGTTGGAAGCTGTAGAAATGGCGAgtagaactttttttttggttaacaCCATACATGTGTATCTGTTCCACAGATGGCATACCCTAAATCCCACAACCCATTTGCAGATGATGACGAGGAGGAAGATTTTAAGCCTAACAGAAAGGGTTTTGATGATGACCCCAGTGACAGCGGGATGAGTGAAGCAGAAAGGAGGCAGCGGTACCTACAGCAGGAAGTGATGCGTACAGCCCAGTCTGCTGTGGACAGCAGTTACCGCTCCATTGGCCTCATCTATGAATCAGAGAAGATGGGTGTGGAAACAGCTGAAGTATGTCAAAGGAATCAGCTTCCCTCTGACACAAATAATTACATGGTCTCTGAAAATGTGACAATGatcatctctctgtctttgtttccgTAGGAACTGATGCGTCAAGGGGAGGTTCTGAAGAGGACAGACAAGATGTTAGACAACATGGATCAAGACCTGAAAACCAGTCAAAAGCACATTAACAGCATAAGGAGTGTGTGGGGTGGCCTTGTCAATTACTTTAAGGGCAAGCCAGAGACAAAGCCGCCACCTGAAGAGCCTAAAGCTTACCAGGGCAGTGAAAGGTGAGATTCAGTCCATCAAAAACACAACCCTGtcaaatgtaatatttgagcTTTGGATAATCAGGCCCAATTTATTCTCAGCATAACTTTTAATTGAATTGTGTGGTTTTACAATTGCCAACCACTTGCCATTGACTGTCCTTCCTTAAATAGTGAAACAATGTCTATCAGTATTTCTCATGTTCAGATTACAGGGTGCTTTGTCTAGCAGCAGAGAACATGAAGATAAGTACCAAGCCAGCCACCCGAACCTGAGAAAGTTAAATACAGGAGGTAAGCATTCATACAAGAATGTCAGCTTGGCACTGTACCACACACTGGCTGCCACAATTTTTGATTTCTATATTTCAGGATTTGGAGCTGCTGCATCAGTAGATGATGGCTCATCTAGACAAAATGGATATCCTCAGAACAGACACCTTAGGGAGGCTCACCAAACCCTCGACAACAATTTAGGTAATTTCTATCTTAATTCTCTTGTATTTCAATTTGATTGTACAACAAGATTTCCTCAAATTTGATCACAGCAAAGACACGAGGGCTCCCAGACTTTGGTATTGTTTAGATGATGAAGATAATTATTTACTATAAAATATCCTTcatcaaaacacttttttttccttcaaatgtaTGACCAGAAAACACCCATTGGGAAGTCAGTTCCAGTCTACAATTGGGTCTAACGTCACACATCATTTTGTGAAATTATCTAGGTGAGATGTCTGATGGCCTGAGACGACTTAAGAACCTTGGACTCGGTCTCCAGTCTGAGATAGAGGCCCAGGACGACTCCATTGATTCTCTGCTTAATAAAGTGGACAAGATGGATGTCAAGATCCACAACACAAACCAGCAGATTAAGaacctaaaataaaacaaatacttgGACTCATTTTAGAGAGGAAAAAGTCAATGTCTTCTCACCCGTTCAAATACACTTATTCTTTGatttcgtcttttttttttttagcagatgAATAAGCAAACCCCTTTTAtctacattattattattattattagtagtagtagtattttCTTGAGATTAGTCCAGAACGACTTGCACGACATGTGTTGAATTTTGACCTGCCAACTCACAAGCCTTGCAGAGCTACCCCACCTTAAACTGTGATTACATGTGCTTTTAAGGGAAGACTCTATTCCAGGTGTGTATGACAAGAAGGAGACTCTGTTCAGGTAAAATCTGATTGTTTCCAAATTTGCATTGTTTGAGTGATGAGTTCATCggtttttctttgtcacacaATTGGCTAGTTAGTGGTTAGTTTTCTCATAATTCAGGCTGAATAACCTGAATTCAAgctgaatagttttttttttgtttgtttgtttgtttttttttttattttaaatgaggtTGAGAATTTGAAATGGAATTCTAACTTTGTAAAGATGCAAGAACGCTGCACATGTCTAAAAGAATGTTTTGTGCGAGGATGCCTCCACAGTTGTACAAAAAGTCACTTTTGCCTTACTTGTAATGTGTGGACagtagtttgttttgtttttttttctgtaccgTTATTCATCATTTCCACTGATGCATCTTATGATGGTGCTTCACTTTTTCAAATTCCTCTATATGAATTATATTTTTGGCTTATTGTATGTTCATGTTCATAATGCTTTCTATGACTTTATACAAATTATTTATGTTGATCTATATCATAGTGAATGCTGCGAATGGAATTAATTATTGTATAGCATCAATAATGTGAACAAGTTACctgtgaatattaaaaaaaacctttagaAGCTGAAGGAATATCTCCAGTATTAGAATCACAAATGTCTCCCAAagatgattagatgattagaaGATCACTTTGGTAAAATCTAagaataatcaaataaatgagGAGCCAAATACCCAGTGTTTTAACTTTATCATGCATATCATATATTCTAATCAAAAACTACTCATAATGATaaacataacaataaataataaaaacctttgAAAGTCAAATCTTGCAAATCACAGATACGACCTCTGCTGACTTGGTGTGGCAACCCTAAATATGGAAAAGCTGAACGGGGAGCAGCAACATTGAGTGTCTGGAAGGGTGGTGTCTCATTAGCAGGAATTCAAAAGCACCACAAGGTGTTGCTACTGTTCCGGGTTGGAATTTGGAAAATCCTCTGTTGCAAAGTACTGCTGTTTATGTTTGATCAGTTGATATTTTTAAGGGGCCAGGTTGATTTAGTTTTGTAGGTTGAGCCCTCAAAATAATGGCAAAAATATATCTTATTTTCATGCCCTCTTagaattaaaaacagcaaaactgttCTCTCTTCTCTTAGTAAGCgaccaaaacaaccaaaacattgAAAGAAAGCAAGATTGTCACAcagttaaaatacacaaaaatttTGCATTATTCTGCTTTATAAATTTGCATGGCTCCAAAAATTAGACATTTATGATAATTCAGTGCGATAATCTCAGGATGTGTTGAGTGTTTACCACACCGGTTCTGTTGTGTACCAGCTGTGTTGCATTGAGCAGCTCGGGTCCTCCTGTCAAAGCGTCCATTCATTATCATTCCTCTGTGTTGGACCAGCTGCTTCCACACTAGCCAAAGGCCTTCATTAGGGTGACTTGCTAATTACAGTACACACATCCTAAAAACACTTAAACATACAACAGTGAGGCGATGCAGAGGGAAAACAGGGGTACCACGTTACCCATCCCAGGCCCCTCAGTGTGACGACTAAAAGGTGGCGTCTGTGATACTTCAAGTATGTGTCAGttaatattctgtttttgaGTAAGAGAATACTGGTTAGGACCAATCCAATTTCTAAGTAAAGGAGAAGCACCTTGTGAAACCTCTGAAAATCGGTTTAGAGGGAAAACGAAGCAGAAAACGCTCAAGTTTGTTAAGTGATATTCTTCTTTTCTCAAAGATTGACTCCCTCTGGGCCTTAAGCGACCACTCATTTCTGTGACTTCATCACCCTCGTATCGGATGTGATTATATAAGATGGTCAGACCCGTAAATGTGCTGAAGAAGGGACCACAGGTTGGAGGTGGCACCACACATCCATCGGCGCCACCAATAAACGGAAGTCACCTCTGGGTTCTTTCCCTTCACGCCATCCATGGGGGCCGGGAGGGCTTTGAACAGCTGTCTTGCCAAAAGCAAACAGTGGCCATGCTGTGACAAAGGCTGTCGGTGCTGGAATGCCCCCCTTTTCAGCAGACGTAATCCCAGAACACACTACTGTCGGAGCCCATCAGGCACTGGGCCAGAGATGGGCCTTCCTGCCCTTTGGAAAACGGGTTAGCAGCAGAGGCAGGGCAGCTAGGGGGGTAAAGCCTGCTTCAGAAGGGATGGACTGTCAGGCTGACAGCACTCTATTGCCACTGTTGTagtaagagaaaataaagagttgTGCTGACCCAGGAGAGTTTGGTAGGGAGttggggagagggaggaggacagagaaagaggggagggcGGCTAGAGAGATTAATGGAGGAGGTGAAGTTCAAGTGGCTCTGAGATGAAACACATGAAAGTAGCCTGCAGCCAGAGTCCATCCCAAAGGACTCATTTTGGAGTTGTGTATTTGTTAGATCTTACTCATCTGGTGTGTTGCAAAgcctttttcttctgtgcttGTTATCACTTACATGAAGCGTGCTTTTGAATAAACTCAGGTCTTTGGAAACAAGTGACCTTTAACATTTCTCCACTTCAAGCCTAAAAAGGTGGCATGTATAATGTTAAAAATCGTAAACGCACCCTGAATACTGCTCTAATTCATCCGTCCTCTACTGAGCAGCTTCACTGAACTTGATCTGGTCTGATTGGtatgaagaacaaaaaaaaaggacaaaaaaaaaacaatgattttATATGTAAAGAGTTACAGCCTTTCTTAGACAGAGTCTGGCTTTGGACATCATCTCCTCCATGTGTAGCCAGCTAGTCCAGAACAAATACCAGCCAAAGATCGTGCATCACATCTGACAGTTacatcacaaagacaaaccCCAAATTTCAGGAAAATGTAACTCAACAACATGATTATATACTCTGGCTGTCGTTTTGCTTGTCGTCATCCCATTTATAACGCAAGTAAAAATGTCAAGAAT
The nucleotide sequence above comes from Echeneis naucrates chromosome 9, fEcheNa1.1, whole genome shotgun sequence. Encoded proteins:
- the snap29 gene encoding synaptosomal-associated protein 29 — protein: MTHGYVSQRDRKLIRSADRQQGLRLQRSKMAYPKSHNPFADDDEEEDFKPNRKGFDDDPSDSGMSEAERRQRYLQQEVMRTAQSAVDSSYRSIGLIYESEKMGVETAEELMRQGEVLKRTDKMLDNMDQDLKTSQKHINSIRSVWGGLVNYFKGKPETKPPPEEPKAYQGSERLQGALSSSREHEDKYQASHPNLRKLNTGGFGAAASVDDGSSRQNGYPQNRHLREAHQTLDNNLGEMSDGLRRLKNLGLGLQSEIEAQDDSIDSLLNKVDKMDVKIHNTNQQIKNLK